The genomic interval TGGGGGTTACTTATTGGTCTGTAATCTTGAGAGGTGTCACCGtgattctttatttatattctttcTACTTAGTCTATAaagattatgaaaataataagtATCTTCAAAACTTCTTGAAAAATGACAATGATAAGTATTTTTTGAAGTATATATGAAAATCAGTCTCTTAAGTCTTGTTGTTAAGTTGTTGGAGACTAAacggataaatatttaaatacttaagGATTAAGAAGGtggattttatatattttataaattaattaatatttttgtatatttttagaaaattaagtaaaatatataatgaTACTTTATACTTGAAGTATTAAATTGGAGATATACTCAAACACCAAACGAAAACAAGTTGAGAACTTTAACATTGAACTTGGGAGAGTTATTCAAATTGGAGTGTGACACAAATCAGTTTCCAACATATGATGCTGTTTTCTTTAGACGATGCTATTTTGTTGAAGAGTATTTCGATACAAGATGTTTGATCGATGGTACTTGAtggtaaatttattaaaaatatattcatcttCTTTATTGATGGATAATACTATTGTAAAATATGACGCCtataagaaaatttaaaataaattttcataagaTAAATGTAACAACAATGAGTATAATCATGAATAAGTTAGACATAATATTTAGATTCATTATTAGATTTGATGAATCCAACACATCGTAATGATGAATTTAATCAAAAAGTGCACTAAAAATGGAAACACTTTTATTAATAGATAAAATCAGTAATTTAGCAAATTTGTAATCACAATAATCTAAAATATCACTAGTTATTAATCTGAAATTCAAATGAGAAGTTGATAAATCAATAGTTGAGGTTGTATTATCTAGAACTCTTAAtccatccaaaacataaagttcTTTGTATGATCTATTCTAATCAGTTTTTTAGAGTATAGATAATGCACATGACAAAAAGTGGCAGAAAAACTAAGGAATTGAAATCACACATTTGACTACCATAAATTAGATTTAAAGACATAatagaatataataaacattacaAAAGATGACAAATTAGTTGCAAATACAAATTCAATGTCCTCTAATGACATAATAGTATCATCAACAATCATTAGATGAGGTTAAACTTAAGGACACAAATGACTTATAATTGTATGACATATGGTATGATACTCCTGAATCAAAAATAcacattgaaaaaaatatatcttataaATTAACGAAACACGTTTAATAGAGTTGACGTATATAATATGTGGTTGAGTGGCTAGAAATTTTTAGAATAGCTCAACAAGATGATATTCTTGTGGTGTAGCACTATGTCATTTTTCAAGTTGCATACCTatcattaacaaaattattgaACCAAGTAAGGATGATCAAATTATTAACATGTCATATTTCCCGATCTTTTTCATATTTCACATCCATTTTTATTATTGGACTTATAAGATGTTCTGTTAACTCAAGTCCACGTCCTCTTTTCttcgattttttttattacatagcTCTAATAAGTTTTATCCGTTGAGTTAAACACTAATAGTTTGGAAAGAAATAATCTTCATCATATTAAACAATTACAACAAACActaaaaataagaatatttttttgcaaaaatcaaAACCCAAATCAAAAGAATCAACCGCTTAAGAATGGTCCACCAAAAATAGAAACCGTCGGTCGAATATGACTAAGAACCACACTCATCGCAAGAAAACAATGGAATGCACCGCGAGCTACAAACTCACCATAAACTTATACTGCCTTCTTTAGTTTCTTATTATAAACATCTactacttttattaaaaaaaattactaaagtaattaatatatttattttaagtattaatttcttaaaatagttttttatatttaagaaatacatttttttaaagtgtgCTTATATTAGGTAAAGAGATAATATTATCTTTGTGTTTATAATTtacgatttttttttgaaaatctacTCTAGTAGTAATTTGTCCTAAtagaatcataaaaaaatttaatttatatatattattatataatataatttttttaatattattaattaatcacaatagttacattgttaataatatttattttttgttattttaatttaaaaatcatatatataatcGATTATAATTTGTGAACAatgtatgaaaattaaattgatcataaaagataaattttttagtatattataatgtttacaaaataaaaataatttagaaatagattaacttaaaaattaattaaatacaaaaaagtggtataatattaaataacttatttaataatatttaaatcataatttaattatatatacatatattattaatatcatttattgagtttaaatttgaatttctagtaatattttttgaaaagaaagaaaacctAATTAACAAATTACCAAGTTCTTAAAAATAATCACATATCATGGTTTGAGTCAAGTCATGTCTAAGAGCAAACAACATATAAGTCAAGTCGCGTAGAGTGACATATCGAATACGTGTGATATGTTTAAGTCATACAAGTGTACACGGACACAAATAACAAAACTATTAAAACTTTGCGAACAAAAAATCATAAGAGATATAGAAAATCAAAATACACCATACATACATGGATACAATTATATGAGATTGATTAAAGCATTACGTATAAGATTTCACAAAGACACATTACGCGGACCCAACCGGAAATCTAGAAGCCTCGGAAGGGCGAGGATGATTGCCACCAGTCACGACCTCTGTGGCCACCGCGTACACGTGGCTTTCTCAAACATACTATTTTTGTGATGATAGTGAAACCTCCATCTTTTTTTTATCACTTCATTCATCTACTTAGAAAGCCTTACACGTGTTGCCACGTGTATATCCTCCGATGGATCAACAATATTTAGTGTTTTTTGTCGTTAGGATATGTAACCATATAAAAAACTCTATTAATGTTggtcattaattaattaacgtTGCCTTGTATTTTTTTggtctttatatttaattcccTCTTCTCCTCTGCTCAATTAAAAAAGCAAGGCAATTAATTGAGTTTCAATTTTGAGAGTAATGGGCCTCTCAAATTATCCTTGTGCAGCAGAAGGTGTGTTACCTGTGCTTGTGATGAACACGGTTTTGTATGTGGCTTTATTAAAGAACATATTCAAATCCATGCTTCAAGTAGTTGGTTGCACAAGAACATCAATCACTAATTCATCTTATTCACCAAATattgaggaagaagaagaagaacaagagtCCCAATTAGAAGAGAGGGAAAGGAGGGTGTCAATAAGACAGTACAAGTCATTGTGCAACAAGATAGGAAGAAGTGGAAGTGGATGTGGATGGAGAGAGTGTTGTTGTGTGTGTTTGTGTGGTTTTGAAGCAAATCAGGAGGTGAGTGAGTTGGCTTGCAAGCATTTCTTCCACAGAGTTTGCTTAGATAAATGGTTTGATAACAAACACAGTACTTGTCCTTTATGTCGTTCCATGGACTAGACTACTTACTTATATGCTTCTCAACTTCTAGTTATTAGTTTGAGTTAAATTAGAgttaattgttattaatttgttgCAGTGTTAAAGAATTAATGCTTCTTTTTTCTGTTCAATTACCTCTCTAATTCTCTATGTTTACTATTGAATGTTCACTTCACACTAAGTGATTTCAATTTAGTTGCATGTATATAAAGTGTGAATTCTAATATCTCagatagttttttaattttaataatccattttttttaaattactgatatatttatttttgaaaattatatattaaattatcttttattgatttagatagaaattactatttataaagcgattttttttataaaaaactcaaatttgcaAAGACAGATTTTCTTAaggatttaattttttcttagtTATCTGAAAATCGATATTTTAAAAGGTGATTTTGATGTATTATTGGAAAATTATcgctataaaaataaatttggtaCGATTAAAGaacattaatttttctttattataattaaaaaaatcgtCAGAAGTATATTTGTAATAGGACAAACTACAGTCAATTTTTTCATTGGAAGTTGAAAGTGTTAATAAGTAAAAAGATTAGGGTTCATAAATTTGGTGAATATGTAAATTATTAACAATACTTAACATTCTTCTATAAAGAAATTTAAGCAAAAATAACTCAATAgtcttttatgtttaatttaatttttatttagatcttttaaatttaatttattttgattttatttataataacttaAATATACTTGTACTCTTAAAAATAgggttataatatatatatatatatatatatatataatcaatataaaGTTGTTAGacagttaatttatttttaattagattaatatttaattacagtaattgaagtatttttttttttaatttaaatgattatatatgtagttcaataatttttaaagatgcataaataaatataatttaaatgaccgaattaaaaaaaataaaaatttaaaagatataagagaaaattaagataattaaatgtatatttttgtcaaaaatttatttttaccaaCTACAATTGACTCTTAAACATGTATTGGTTTACGAATTTTATGGTGaaattacttttgaaattgaaatgcaAAAGTTTTAATGATAAATGACATTATGcaagtttatttttaagataaatttaaattttcatatgaaaatttctattattttactCATTAAAATTCCACTCTTAAGTGACACCAAAATCATTGTAGTTGTAATAATtcactttttaatataaatagcTTTATTATTCgaattaatttatctttctgttatattaattgaaatacattaatttttaaaaaatatttttgatatagATATTGACAGTAAACATGTTATACACAATAAAAAACACACTGTAAACTtacctttatttttctttgacaGAAAACACCATCTAACCTACCACCCTGCCTATGCAGAATTCTATAATGAATCAGGACACTGCAATACAAAACATAGGAAAAAAATAGTAGCCAGTAAGCAGATTCAAACTgtcaatactaataataaaaagaaaaggaagaatCAAATACcatgaaaaactaaaaataagttataaaataattgaaaacacAAAAGAGAAAGAGATGTTGATGTATTATTTAGGTGAAATACATAAGGTTGGTAAAAATTATTGCATAAATAATAAAGGCCCTTTAGGTAGTCTTAGAGGATATATAAATCAAGCAAACCCCAAAGACTTGAGTCTGGCAAGTTCAATCCTCCTGTGCTCCAGCTTAATAAACGCATCAGCTTGTCGATCCACGCTCTCAAAAGAATTTACACGTTCAGTCTCTGCCACTTCTAGTGGTGTTATGGCCTCCTCTAGCACTGTTTTGAATGCCACATGACCCTTCTTATTATCACGTCGAGGACGATCTAGCCGCTTACGAAGTGCAGGCTCTCCTACTTCGTGGATTTCGTAATTGTTTGTGTTGGAGGGACACCACCCTCGATATTTCAAGTTTTGCTTTTCCATTTCCTATATTCAATTCTGTTCTGTTCTGTTCTGTTCTGTTCTGTTTTCAAGTGGTTGATTGAGCTTGTATTACCa from Cicer arietinum cultivar CDC Frontier isolate Library 1 chromosome 5, Cicar.CDCFrontier_v2.0, whole genome shotgun sequence carries:
- the LOC101511679 gene encoding probable E3 ubiquitin-protein ligase XERICO encodes the protein MGLSNYPCAAEGVLPVLVMNTVLYVALLKNIFKSMLQVVGCTRTSITNSSYSPNIEEEEEEQESQLEERERRVSIRQYKSLCNKIGRSGSGCGWRECCCVCLCGFEANQEVSELACKHFFHRVCLDKWFDNKHSTCPLCRSMD